The genomic region TGGCTCGCCGGTCCAGTCCGCCAGGCGCAGGGCGTAACCGTCCATGGCGCTGTTGGGCCAGGGCGGCAAGTCCAGGGTAGAGATCAGCGCCTGCGCCAGCACACGACCATCACACTCGGCCAGCGGCAACGTTTCCTGCTCACGAATCGGCGCGGCTTCAGCCATCGCCAGCAGTTGTTCGAGGGCATCTTCCACCGGCATCAACGCGCCGGTCTTGCCCGGCTTACCCACGGGATTCACAGGGCTCGGCCTGCTTCAAATGCGGAACGAAGTTGCACGGGCGGTGACGGTTATCCAGTTGCTCGGCGAGAATCCCGTCCCATCCGGTGCGCACCGCGTTGGTGGAGCCCGGCAGGCAGCACACCAGGGTGCCATTGGCCAGGCCGGCCAGGGCGCGGGACTGCACGGTGGAGGTGCCGATATCGGCCACGGAGATTTGCCGGAACAGTTCGCCGAAACCATCCACCTGTTTATCCAGCAGGCAGCTCACCGCTTCCGGGGTGCTGTCGCGGCCGGTGAAGCCGGTGCCGCCGGTGATCAACACCACTTGCACCACGTCTTCGGCAATCCAGTGCGCCACTTGCGCACGGATTTTGTACAGATCATCTTTAAGCAACACGCGCTCGGCCAGCAGGTGGCCGGCGGCGGTCAGGCGGTCGACGAAGACCTGGCCCGAGGTGTCGGTTTCCAGGGTGCGGGTGTCACTGACCGTCAATACAGCGATATTCAGGGGTACAAAGGGCGCATCAGCCTTGGCTTTCATGGCTCGGTCCGGTTGTCGAAGGAACAGCCCGATGTTATATCACAGGCCCCCATTTCACTGCCCGCTGGAGCTGCCATGCCAAGCCATTCCTCCCCACTGCCCTGCTCCGTCCTGTTGCTGGCCGGCGGCCGTGGCCAGCGCATGGGCGGCCTCGACAAGGGTCTTCTCGACTGGCACGGACAGCCGCTGATTGCGCACCTGCATCGCCTGGTACGGCCTTTGACCGACGACCTGATCATCTCCTGCAACCGTAACCAGCCGCAGTACGCGGCCTACGCCGATCAATTGGTCGGCGATGACAGCCCGGACTTCCCGGGGCCACTGGCCGGCATTCGTGCAGGACTGGCAGTGGCGCAGCATGGGCATCTGCTGGTATTGCCGTGCGATGTGCCGCAGATCGACGCGCGATTGCTCGCCGACCTGCGCAGCACAGCGCAGCAGAATCCATTGCTGCCGGTGATGGTGCGTCACGGCGATTTCTGGGAGCCTCTGCTCTGCGTCATACCGACGCTGCTGC from Pseudomonas yamanorum harbors:
- the moaB gene encoding molybdenum cofactor biosynthesis protein B codes for the protein MKAKADAPFVPLNIAVLTVSDTRTLETDTSGQVFVDRLTAAGHLLAERVLLKDDLYKIRAQVAHWIAEDVVQVVLITGGTGFTGRDSTPEAVSCLLDKQVDGFGELFRQISVADIGTSTVQSRALAGLANGTLVCCLPGSTNAVRTGWDGILAEQLDNRHRPCNFVPHLKQAEPCESRG
- the mobA gene encoding molybdenum cofactor guanylyltransferase MobA; translated protein: MPSHSSPLPCSVLLLAGGRGQRMGGLDKGLLDWHGQPLIAHLHRLVRPLTDDLIISCNRNQPQYAAYADQLVGDDSPDFPGPLAGIRAGLAVAQHGHLLVLPCDVPQIDARLLADLRSTAQQNPLLPVMVRHGDFWEPLLCVIPTLLRERFDEAWAAGERSPRRIMQALGAKALDCPADDSRLANLNTPELLHRPPSVSE